Below is a genomic region from Eupeodes corollae chromosome 1, idEupCoro1.1, whole genome shotgun sequence.
ATGTcttttgtatgctgatgatcttaAACTCTTCAGCAGCATAAGATGTCTTGAAGATGCGGAAAATGTCCAGAATGATCTAAATGAAGTACTTTTTTGGTGtaaattaaatggaatttattttaacaacggTAAATGTAGTGTTgttacttattcaaaaaatcttaaatcccttgttttttaaatacaaacttgATTTTGATACTTTGCAGAGACTTGATAGTCAGAAAGACTTAGGAGTGATTTTTGATTCCAAAATGAGTTTTTCACTTCATATAGATCATGTCGTTTCCAAAGCTAACTCAATGTTGGGCTTCATAAttcgaaattcaaaacttttttatgatCCTTATACACTAAAAACACTATACTTATCTCTTGTTAGACCGCTGATAGAATATTGTTGCGTTATATGGAATCCCTACACTCAATCGAGCATTTATCGTATTGAAAAGATTCAGACAAAACTTACAAAGTTTGCTTTgcgtaaaatttataaaaaattcagaTGTTCCATGTTATGAGACTAGATGTACTCTTATAGACTTAAAACCTCTAGTTTtgagaagaaaattgtattcagtcCTTTTTGCTTATGATGTCCTCAGTTCTTATATTGATTGTAAAATGTTGTTATCAATGTTAAATATTTACGCTTCAGCTCGTAGCTTCCGCCCAAGAGATGGCGATTTTTTACATGTTCCTTACCATAGTACAAGTTATGCTAGACATAATCCAATCACAAATGCTTGTataaatttcaatgaatttgACTCAGCTATTGACTTTAATGTAAATAGAAAtgtaattaagaaaaatgtattgagtCTGTTgtaacagttattttttttttgtattatttaaatatcgaagaacagaaaaataagaaaatccaGTTAcgcaaatagatttttttagtgGTCTTGTCGTATGCAGTGTTAagaaatttaacagaaaattgcGGCACTACATAGATTTCATTGTGTTTTtatgttcaacaaaaaatgtaggttcagatttcatttatttatttattgtgaaCTCAGTTTGCTGAACATAACAATTATTTGAACTGTCAGTTCTGATTCGAAGTTAAATCCTATTCGGGCGAAACtcacaataactttttaaattccggcgaacaaaaatatttcggaTGAATGATTTTATGGGTGAAACTTACAACAAGGCTGATTATATGTTTGGATAACAATATCAGGGAAATCGTACTATATCCACATATGGCCCTTTTATCGAATTTGTCATTAGCAATTCACACAATTGCGGTTGTATTATGTCTTCGATAACTTCACGCATTCCAACTTTAGGGTCTTGAATAAACTGTATAATATCGGCATAGACTTTATATTATACGTTGtctcaaagaaaaaatgttttaaataaaaaaattcctaTTGTGATGTACTCTTAAACTTATGACGATGAGTATTTCTAGAAGTTAACTTTTATCTTGTTTGGGAGAATAAATGCATCCGGCTCACTAAAATATTGTCATCAAACgtacccttttttatttttgcacttttaaaacaaacaagcCCTTAGAAACTGACGTTTGATTTGTCAGTTTCTACGcaattgacatttctcaacaacaatatttttgtttacaccACATCTTCGTGTTTGTCCctgtttctgttgtttttaaattaaatatacacaaaaatgtatataaattattataaaattaattttaatttactacaCTTTGCAAGTTTGACATTGATTTTTACTATCATCTCATATTATCACTCTCTTCCTGGAACGTTTGTTTTCGACGACACAGTGGCCATAGTCAAAAATAAGGATGTGACAAAATCACCACTTTCTCTGCATTCCATATTTACCCATGACTTCTGGGGAGCTAATCTCACAGATGCCGATAGCCATAAATCTTATCGTCCGCTCACAACCCTTCTATTCCACTTCGAATACAGTGTGTTCGATTTTAGGAGCTATCACATGAAGACCATTAATTTACTTCTTCATTGTTTGAATAGCCTCctagttttgtatatttttcatagaataactagaaataaaaatactgcaTTTATTGGAGCATTGCTTTTTGCAATACATCCAACTCACACTGAAGCTGTTTGCGGAGTAGTTGGGAGAACTGAGTTGCTCTTCTGCTTGTGCTTTCTGCTGGCTATTATTTTGATCGACTCCAGTGAAGATGATTGTCCGTTGAATGCATTGAAGTATCTAGGGGTTATGATCCTCGCCGCAATAGGCCTTCTATGCAAGGAGAGTGCAATAACTATTCTACCGTCTTGTGTACTCTACGACATCATTaaaagatcaaaaacaaaaactattaccTGGGATAATATTATTCGAAAACAATACGTGGTTTTTGGAATAACagcttcgatgctattgtactTTCGGCTTTGGATTCAAAACTTCCAAAGCCCGAAATTCAATGCAATGGATAATCCAATTGCTGCTAACACCGATGTTCTAACCAGAATGTTGTCACAGAATTACCTGTACGCTCTCAATTGTTGGATTATCTTATGTCCCCTTTGGTTGAGTTTTGATTGGGCGTTAGGATCTGTAGAGCTTATCACTTCTGCTTTGGACAAACGTGTCATcggaatttttttaatgtacttaattattttcaaaataatccaTACTAAGTCAAAGATATTACTGACTGGACTTGGATTTACCATTGTACCATTTCTCCCAGCGAGTGGACTCATCAAAGTTGGGTTTGTCATAGCCGAAAGGGTGTTATATGTGCCATCGATTGGAGTGTGTCTTATAGTCGCTTCATCATATCAAAGTTTGGGACGGAGGATGGGCAAATATAAGAAATTAGTATTCTTAGCGATGGTAGCTCTTATGATACTCTTTACACTACGCACTCGTCAAAGAGCAAGTGAATGGATGACTGAAGAGCTTTTATTCTCTTCTGCTCTGAGAGTATGTCCGAGCAATGCCAAGGTCCATTACAATATCGCTCGATTAGCTACCGACAAAGGAGAGCGTAAAAAAGCTTTCCACCACTATCACAAGGCAATCGATCTCTATGAAGACTACGAAGCGGCACTTATGAATTTGGGAAATCTTTATAGAGAAATCGGTGATTATCAAACTGCTGAAAACTTCATCAAAAGATCTATCGAAGTTCTCCATGAATTTCCTGCTGCTTGGATGAATCTGGGCATTGTTCAAGCAATCAGAAAGAAACATTCCGAAGCATTACAAAGCTATCGTAATGCGCTGAAGCATCGCAAACACTTCCCAGTGTGTTATTACAATATGGGCAATCTATTTTTGGAAATTCAAGAATACTCAGAGGCAATTAAGCACTGGCAGGAGTCTGTTGCTCTCAATCCGTACCAACCCAAAGCATGGGCAAACATTTTAACTCTATTAGACAATCAACAACTCTACGACGATGCTATTCGACTATCAAATCAAGCTATGAGGTACCTGCCGAATGAAACATCGATACTATTTATCAGAGCTAATGTTTTTGGCAAAATGAAGAACTATGTGGAAGCTGAAGAGCTGTATAAACGAGTACTGAAGGCTGAACCTATGAATGCATTGTATCATAGCAATTTAGGAGTTCTCTATCATCGATGGGGTAATGTTGAGCTAGCTACTCGAAGTTACCTAACTGCCATTAAAATAAATCCTAAATCAAAGACTGCACGAGATAATCTAagtaaattaaggaaaaaataagaagcgattgtgttttattaaaaatttgtgtgaataaaaaatatttatttattttgtatgtaaatataatgaaagtttttttcattCGGTCAAGTCCCATGAgcaattcaattttaaggaAGGTGAGCAATAGAATTCTATAACTTTTAAGTTATCGGCAAATCTATGAAAAATACagctttttcaattttgcaCTTGAGAAAAGATTGATTGTCAAGATAGCtcgttttaaattgataaatttttaaaCGCAACAAGAATTTGGTGATTTTTAACCAGCCTAGAACccattaatgtttt
It encodes:
- the LOC129939051 gene encoding protein O-mannosyl-transferase TMTC4, with product MYINYYKINFNLLHFASLTLIFTIISYYHSLPGTFVFDDTVAIVKNKDVTKSPLSLHSIFTHDFWGANLTDADSHKSYRPLTTLLFHFEYSVFDFRSYHMKTINLLLHCLNSLLVLYIFHRITRNKNTAFIGALLFAIHPTHTEAVCGVVGRTELLFCLCFLLAIILIDSSEDDCPLNALKYLGVMILAAIGLLCKESAITILPSCVLYDIIKRSKTKTITWDNIIRKQYVVFGITASMLLYFRLWIQNFQSPKFNAMDNPIAANTDVLTRMLSQNYLYALNCWIILCPLWLSFDWALGSVELITSALDKRVIGIFLMYLIIFKIIHTKSKILLTGLGFTIVPFLPASGLIKVGFVIAERVLYVPSIGVCLIVASSYQSLGRRMGKYKKLVFLAMVALMILFTLRTRQRASEWMTEELLFSSALRVCPSNAKVHYNIARLATDKGERKKAFHHYHKAIDLYEDYEAALMNLGNLYREIGDYQTAENFIKRSIEVLHEFPAAWMNLGIVQAIRKKHSEALQSYRNALKHRKHFPVCYYNMGNLFLEIQEYSEAIKHWQESVALNPYQPKAWANILTLLDNQQLYDDAIRLSNQAMRYLPNETSILFIRANVFGKMKNYVEAEELYKRVLKAEPMNALYHSNLGVLYHRWGNVELATRSYLTAIKINPKSKTARDNLSKLRKK